The Cololabis saira isolate AMF1-May2022 chromosome 23, fColSai1.1, whole genome shotgun sequence genomic sequence atccgggttgccagctcggctctaattatcgcagcagccgctacgaacgtgttggatgaaaaacctggcaacctctggtcagggggaggagggggagggtacacgccactcaacaatattttgaaaatgactgcagtaccagttttggccatttcttacagacggctcctttaacattCGTATCATCAAACTTTCTGGAGACAAAAAGATAGACAGCACGGTTAAATGACTTTCATCAAGGAGAGCAGTCAAGACGTCTAAATCTCAAACCTACTCTAAATTCGTCTCTCTGCTTCCTTGGCTTTTATTCACTCTGGGTGTACCCTAGATTACATGGCTGACTGCGCCCCTAAAGGGAGGGGGAAAGGGAGTGGTCGCAGTCAGTGGACAGGTATAGATTTGTTCTTGTTCTCATTTGTTTAGTaacaagaagtttcctcttctctgcagatttctgctttatgctgataattaggaaacttcttgtggagtactttttaatcacttaacacagcattgttttatcagtgcGTCACAGGCGTAAGCAAATTATCATACGTTCTGTTAATAGCGAGCATGATAACTTACTACTTATTTACAATAGTTCCAAcactatgattttttttttctgccatgCAAAATGTGTTACATGACAAATGAAACATAAATACTCATCTGCatgtttccctctttctttcagtGGTCACTAAGCCTCCATATGAGATCACAGAGACAGGCTGGGGGGAGTTTGAGATCATCGTTAAGATATTTTTCATCGATCCCAATGAAAGAGCTGTAAGATCTGCCACAAGCAGGCAACACTGAAATAATGGTCTTACATTCATACTGAAAACTATATATTATACTGTGTGTTGACATTAATTGTAAACATATTGACCGTGTGGTGtgctgtaagaaaaaaaagatctttattTGGTAGTATGGTATATGCTTGTACTGATTTGTACGTGTTTGTCTGTCTAAGGTGACTCTGTACCACCTGTTGAAGCTGTTCCAGTCAGATTCCAGTGCTATGCCCAAGAAGACTGTTGTGTCTGAATTCTATGATGAAATGGTACACATCCTTTCACCCTCTTGCATGTGACCCCAGTCAATACTGCATTGAAAAAGTACATGATCTGTTTTGTTAAACTTGCTGTACTCATGGAAATAACAAAGATCTGTATCCATCACCATCTGTATTTTGACTAAATTTGCCTGTTTGGTTAACAGCTACAAACCTGGCTGCTTTGTTTTGTATGTaattttcagatctttcaagatCCCACAGCCATGAtgcagcagctgctgaccaCATCAAGACAGCTCACCCTGGGAGCCTATAAGCACGAAACAGAGTGTATGTAGTCCGAGTGAAATTCAGTTGTGTATATGTAAGCTGTTgttgtttaattttagttttggcTGTTTCACTATAGTGTTCCACATAAAGTTTTTCACAAGGAAAAACAAACTTTGCAACATTGCAAAAAGCAACAATCACATAATTTTTTGCCTTATCCTATATTATGCGGCAGTTGGTGAGCTGGAGCAGAGGACAAAGGAGAAACTGGAAGCAGCAAAGAAGAGAACAAGTCACGAAATCACAGAGCTGAAAGACAAACTAAAAGCCAGCAGAGAAAACATCAACCACCTTAAGGCAGAAATCCGGAAACTGGAAGAGGATGGAGATCACAAAGAGCactgagacacacacagaggTGTGACTCTCTCGCGAGACTCAGCTTGTATTGTGTTCCTCCGTTCTCATCTCTGAGTTCAAGATTATGCTTTGTAGCTTGTTTTGTGACTTGTTACTTCTTTTCTGGTTAAATTAACTCTTTCATATACCGTAGGCAGGTTTTACTTGTCACTGAAACCTCCAAAACTTGTTGTTGTTCTGATATTTTTTGTTCTAGTTTCCATTATGAATTAATGTCATtgtgcctgtttttttttcttggtgtcTCTTTTTTATATCTCATATGGCACTTTTTATATAAAGTAAATGTGTTAATTTGGTGCCCATCTCTGGGTCTTATATTGAAACATTCTGCTTTGATAAGCTTGTTCGTGAAATGAACCAACTTGTTTGTCCACTTGTAAATACTGAGGTTAATAGGGACTTGACTTGAGTTTTTAAGTTTCATTAAGTTAGGTAACTGATCTATTATTAAGATTCCTTGCAAAGGAAAGGTGACGTTTCCTGTTCTGCTCAGTGCTCATCTGATCacatggagaaaaaaataattttcttcTGTTTAGTGACGTTTAGAGACAAACCTTTCACTTAATATTGGTATGATCATTTACAAACTTTTAAGCAGAAACACCTCTTTTAAAGATAATTACAAGTGTTATTCACTATGATAAGGTTTTCTTTATTATGGTTATTATTGTATTAAAATAAGAGCCCTACCATGGCTGAAACAGAAACAGTGTTAATATGGACAAACCCAAGCAGTGAACACAATGCTTTTCGATTTGACCTGCTCTCACATGATGTAATGGATCTGATGTAGGCCGTTCACTATAATGGTGAGCTGTTTTTAATGTAGGTGGCGATGAAAAACTAAAGCCAATCACAACCCCAATTCATAGAAGTTTATCTTTCACGTTATACGTGCCGATATGATCCTGTTTGTATCTGATCCTCTAGTTTTGTCTGTGATATTCTTGTTCTATGTCATCTTAGTTACATACTCTGGTAACTTTATGTTTATTCAAGAGTCCTATAAATGATAAGCTCAGTTGGAAAGTTGTCAGCTAGCTTCAAGTGCATTCTGCATCTGTCTGACCCTCTGGAAAGATTATTTTgatttttcaattaaaatacaaatatgGCACATTTTGGCGTTGTACTCTTCCTCATTTCAGATTGTTACTGCGCGGACTGGAGTCATTGTGGACAGATGGATTAGCACAAGCTTCTCCATAAACTGGACAACATTAAAAAGAAcaaaccaacaacaaaaaacattgattttacTAAAGATTGTGTTCAGTCACAGTATTCTTCAGCTCCTCTTCAGCAGGGCAGTCAATGTCAAACACTAACTTTGCTAATAGCTCTCTAAAATGACTTTGTATTAGTCATTTATTTCCATAAATCATACATACTTTAACAATTGAATGCCTCTGCCATCGATAAAGTATTCGCAAAATCAGATTAATGTATTGCAGGGCTTTTCTTCTCTCAAAGAAAGTGGGAACGTTTAAATCATAAGCAACTTTTGCTGGATTTGTTTGAACCAgctttttttcatgaaaaatataAATCTATTTATAATcttgcaaggcaagtttatttgtatagcacaattcaacacaaggtaattcaaatcgcatcaacattaaaagcagcaagacacaattaaacaataTTAATCTTGGAACTggtctatttttttaatgatttagcCAAAAGCAAAAGTTGTCTCATTTCCGATGGTACGTGAACGCACCACACAGGAAACCGGACGTTTAAAGAGTTGTACATGTGTTCAGTTCAACTTTTTATACTTtgttaaatacaaatacaatgtGCTGCTAAGAcacaaagaaaaataatgaaaaatgcgTTGCTCAAATCAATGCAACCGTTATGTCTTCATAGATGCAAGTTTAATCAGGATAGACCGcgaccaaaatgttttagtgtccTGGGATTTAACTCTGTCCAGGTGACTTTGATCAAGTGGACGAACTCAAGGTAAGTTACTCATAACTCTAACTCTTACGTTATGCCCATGTGTTTCACAGTTACTTTAATtaattgtcatgtcttcagaCGCAGCTATGTATTCATTTTGTCAGTTAAAGGTGATCCTGCAGCCAAAACAAACGAACACTCACAACACGTTTTTAACTCGTGCTTACGTTTTACAACATGATAAAAAGTGTTGGTGCCATTAGGAAAGACGATACTCAACACATTTCACTTACTTGAcagccagtgttgtgcatgaacgagttcaaatgaacgggttaaaggagacctattatggcatttaatgtatatttcaaacaggccttgaatctcttaaaaacaatctaaagcttgtttttctacataaaacagaaattcaggctgtgggccatgtctctagttttaccgcttctaacctcattatctgagggattctgaggggaggggaggctatgataatgaggctctgtgctgattggctgcctgaatgacgtgtagcaggggagggaacaaaggccgcgttcagactgccagccaatatccgttttttagcccatccagattgaaactggatgactcttttgaagtctgaacagtcccaaaccacatgagatccgatttttgcaaaccaggtcgaaaccacctccgggaggtagtttcatatcgcattcatatcgcatttgggcagatgcgtctcagtctgaacagctccaaacactcagatcggatatgactgtcccagacgctccaaaccacccgcccatttccagttgtggagctactcatcctttcgcagagagcatgtacatctgatgtcacgtcaaaaactattatttgtagtttaagtgttgcaaattcacattacaaatcatgtttttaatagcaaaaaaaagaccatttccacgtacggtgcgggtcgcagccttcagtcgcgctgtgagcatgaacctgcagcccgtcagctcatcaggaggagtggagcggggctgccagttgttcattgctggtttgttttgttaactctgagctttgttggttggtttgttagtttgctggtggttttgttctgaacacttttctctgtttctcattttgctgggacgtcgggtccctctgccgagacacaacttttgcggtatgcgttcattgttatgtctaaaaatgatgcgcagtgcccacccaatcagaaacggtacagatattttgggatttttttatatatatataaaaaataaaattataaaaaaataaatgatcccctaacctttgatcgggtgggcaggacgcacgtttgggtggacacagcccacccctgcccataaccagcctcgagttccagtaacagaggtccgacgggaggattagagtgagatggggcagtctcaaacgatttaaaatattgcacagtgtatgcccagctttacaggtatggaacagcatgtgagctggctccatattgttattgtttttgatgtcgcaattacatgacttcacacaatacacgcgctgggtgacgcctccgctccgacgtcgctacggcaacccgtcagatcagtcaatgatgtggcccagtctgaacagagccagatccgatatggacacttgctaaaaacaatgtggacagtcagccctgaaaatcggatatgagaaggaatcagatatgaatcagatttgcctgcagtctgaacgaaAAGCCTAAAGCCCAAAGCCTCTCtctggggagaagagcagccggctgagTTCACAAAGCCtgtcccatgcgagggagcttcggcgacaaaatcaattccattgctttattttttttgtattggactgtcctaactggccgcgagtttaacggtttcagtgtggacagagagcgtccgatgtcacgcagctcgacgcgatagtcggacgctctcatgcagttatgacacagtgtgggatcttaagcctgaattacggttctgcgttaaatcgacgcgtaccctacgccgtaggctctgcgttggtgtaacgcggaaccataaatcagcctttagttccctgaagagggaacgggtcacctggtcttcacactaattcacacaggaagatttaattgaattctgaacaggtacaccacagttatttactccgattcctcatcatttcatttcttatgttacaagacaaatgaatcatgttaactgtaaagaaatcacaacactgaattttcacaaatggcaactttaatgttaaaaaaatgaaagaacataagttgtatataaataacatgtatgcactattgctggctcaaggaagaaCCGTGtatttcttctgaaggtgtcgttgaacagcttcagctgcattgcttggaagatctgaaaccataaacagaagaaaaatgtattactaatagagctccgtgttacctaacgagtgagtggctccgttagggaacactggagccaccggggcctcaccggtccggtccggtgaggagccccggtgctccggagctaagctaaatacttagcacatgcaaagatcatacttgtagacaaatataaataacattaaaaaataacgtcacttaccgctgactcgtgtgcagttgccgggtccgtactgtgggcactgatccttttatgagggtaaatgtcgatgcaaaaactgtcccctcgctgtggaaacagtcaccgcttccaaacaatgatggacgctccggccggcggagttagttgtgggcgtggtttcagcagtggaggccgacctatggaaatctgctcctgtcgtgactcacgacggaagcagattctgaacggctcatagaagttacatgacactggaagattcagccgggcggggtgtacagaccctgcagaattttgtggcatttcatcttttctgtgttggcagggtgaggggagactactttatatatgttaaaacaagaaaaaacttgtttttcataataggtcccctttaattgaaCACGTTAATTTCTGTGAGAACTTTgtactgaacgcaacatatttgcaaataaagaacttgaagagagagaaaatatctgcgagttcttgacagtgttgggactaacacgttatttagtaacgcgttacagtaacgcctagttttgcggtaactaatactctaacgcattactttttaaattcagtaacgcaattaccgttaccaaacggtgcgttactccgttatttctggctacagtgaagctttttttccatgcacgcggagaccagaggaaacgtagtgtgtgtttattcaaaaacatgacggtcatggcgagaCAAGAGAAGGaaagtttcgcaacgtggagatattgtcattacagtaatccctggttttttgcAGGGGtgacgttccaaaaagaacccgtgataagtgaaattatttttacaattattatagaaggctttaaattgcggagatcatcacgtattccactgctcttctgagccgctgcatcccgactctgtagcgtctttttctcctaaaacccgcggtgcaggagtgtttttgagagagaagaaaatagttatgggtcattGTTGTcgcacttttttcttcttctaaaccgacactatggattatatctgagactgtaatgaacgattcatcaaaggctcccgttcttgagctgctcgctgaagctcattggccgttctcagcttgttgttgagcaaccaacgttattgatacatGTGGGTATGAGTATTATAGACAcaatacacatgcatgagatgaaatgacaacctaaattggttttgtcggtttctttagcatcttttcactttctgttttcaaagctatcattattattattattatcgttatccatccatcttcttccgcttatccgttcccgggtcgcaggggcagcagcctcagcagggatgcccagacttccttcaccccagacacttcctccagctcctctgaggggagtccgaggcgttcccaggccagccgagagacatagtctctccagcgtgtcctgggtcttcccgggggtctcctcccggagggacctgcctggaacacctccctaggaaggagggacatgcctggaacacctccctagggaggagggacatgcctggaacacctccctagggaggcgtccaggaggatctggtacagatgcccaagccacctcagctgactcctctcaatgtgaaggagcagcggctcgactccgagctcctcccgggtgaccgaactcctcaccctatctctaagggagcgtccagccaccctgcggaggaaactcatcttggccgcttgtatctgcgatctcgtcctttcggtcactacccaaagttcatgaccataggtgagggtaggtgcgtagattgaccggtaaatcgagagcttcgccttttgactcagctccttcttccccacgacggtccagtacaccgaccgcacttgaactcctccacctgaggcaggacttctccacccacccggagaaggcacgccaccctttcccggtggagaaccatggcctcggttttggaggtgctgattctcatccctgccgcgccgcactcggcctcaaaccgccccagcgcatgctgaaggtcccggtccgatgaagccaacaggacatcGTCATCtgtaaaaagcagagatgaaatcctgaggttcccaaaccggatcccctccggcccctggctgcgcgtagagatcctgtccataaaaattatgaacaggaccggtgacaaagggcagccctgccggagtccaacatgcaccgggaacaagtctgacttactgccggcaatgcgaaccagactcctgctccgatcatatagagaccggacagcccttaatagagggccccggactccatattcactgatggcgcttttgcactagtcccgcctctgcccggctcggctcggtgcAGCCCCATCTTGCatgtttgcactaggggctgagacgggtagagccgctccaagccgatactatttctgtaaccattctggcgaggttctttgcgggctgagccgggactatttctgacgtcaccaccctccgcgcccctgattggtcggggggccgtcagacgtttgaatcaggaagcgggagtcagcgcgagagcgacccgcggctcgcagcgattttattataaagcgcaaaacgtctgtttggtgatccaactctgaggtgcagatgttcataaacctggtggctgaggaaaaaattaaaaagggatgtagacgggctgttttacccccagccgctcgcggctccagctgatttctcatcagcgccgacatgaacaaagcggttgcgcaatcgagtaggtcacagcagcttcaccccaacctgcccacttctcaccgggctgtggaaaaacaaactggtagaggcgtgacgagccgagtcaggccgagtaagtactagtggaaaagtgccatgagcgccccccacagaatggcacgagggacacggtcaaatgccttctccagatccacaaaacacatgtagactggttgggcaaattcgcatgcaccctcgagcaccctgcggagggtatagagctggtccagtgtttcacgaacgggacgaaaaccgcattgttcctcctgaatccgaggttcaactatcggccgtaatctcttctccagtaccctggcgtagactttcccggggatgctgagaagtgtgatccccctatagttggaacacactctccggtccccctttttaaacagagggaccaccaccccggtttgccactccagcggtactgtccccttcctccatgcaatgtcgcacaggcgtgtcaaccaagacagccctacgacatccagagacttgaggtactcagggcgaatctcatccacccccggtgccactgaggagcttatgaaccacctcagtgacctcggcttgggtgatggatgagctcATCTCCGAGTCCAcattctgcttcctcagtggaaggcatgtcagttggattgaggagatcctcgaagtattccttccaccactaattatcgttattattattattattattattattattattacagttattattattttgtgtagcctcatgggtccgtgtatcttttggtcattggatttttccgtcatgagtgggaatcaaaaaacaaaaaacgattggtttatttgattttccttttaaaacaaaaaacaaatattgaattacactgcattttttctttgtttgtgttaatatgatttaacaaagattcaaaatacgcttttattttcgttttctatttcatataagaaaaatgaaatccctagtcaacaggaaggaaaaaacgaaccaaaaacaaccgtttattcatattcgtgcaccggaagctggcatttacaaccgagtgaacttagttctggatatttaacaggcattcctgtgacaattctctccaggggaagtttgattttaatattttattggtcgggtttacgtgacttggaaatggctctgtatgctgcagttcgggtaaccatggcaaccatagcggcgctgaaacaacagattaaggattattttttaaagattgattaaggacttgttccacagcggtttgacgcacaaacacatttcctgcacgttgcagcagatgtgtctcctgcaatgctcagaaatgagcgtcagaagattctgtgctcggcatcatctgaggagaaaaaggctacgcagagctggagagcgctttgattcatcatggccgaatgaccggctatctgtcttcactgggggtgcatgctggagaaggtcgggttggaagaattaatttagtcccacgcgtgaggtatccacgtgattatcattatatgtataaattgcactgcagcacaaactttacctgacgccggaattcatggtatggctgatggagctctctcaggttcttccaacccgaccttctccagcatgcacccccagtgaagacagatagccggtattgcggctttcctgtacttttaagagccgcttgagagtttattgttaggtcctgtagcctatatttgcatgacgcgctgctgacagagaagtaggctacgctgagtccgacagaagttttatggcgtttaatgacaaaactcagccacaacggccttccgacatgcttaatgggttttaaacgtgtacactgcaaacgtgatcggggtgatcagtgttcagtacaaagctgtcaacaaaaattaggctacggctccctaacagcctgtcctaactgcatgcgagcgtccgactgtcgcgccgcaatgcgtggcatcggacccgctctgaacgcgttatcgcCCCCACggtctaccacgttcttttgattgacagctgagactcgccttttagaaggctgatttatggttccgcgttacaccaacgcagaccttacagcgtagggtacgcggcgcggtcaccgaacggtgcgcgtcgccgcgtaccctacgccgtaggttacgccgtcgattttacgcggaaccataaatcagcctttattcacccgcccgtgcgctcctgaaagaaactcctaacattagccgactcctaaaagagtaaagggacaagtaaaagatgggtgattacttgtaatctccctacgtttgtactttctaaacagaaaacaagcttattattcggtggaataagtggggaaaaaaccgaacaattaataacggcgtgtgattacgcaatcaaacagcgaacagctggagtgaccggcgtgcggtgcaaacatgtcagcatgtcagatcattactgggatgtggggaaaaagcagaggacacgatcaatccggcaggatccgggacaaattaagccctaataagattaagataagattcttattatcttattatcttatcagaaccttccagcctggcgatctccctccagcagctgccactttattgaagttcttgtattgaaatgactgtttcctacagcgctttacacttttttttcaactttcaaccggctttcaacgcgagcgacgggaagaaaatagaagcagggcgtgcgacaaaagtccagctcaaaacgacgccgcgtcgctcgcaaccagtatagacagtgcaataaaaaataaagcaatggaactgtttttgacgctgactctcgctcgcgtcgcatgcagtgtgtatatttgcaatatactgtggacatctgaataaaaacctcataaatagattgaatcaaagcgctctccagctctgcgtagcctttttctcctcagatcatgccgagcacagaatcttctgacgctcagttctgagcattgcaggagacacatctgctgcaacgtgcaggaaatgtgtttgtgcgtcaaaccgctgtggaacaagtccttaatcaatctttaaaaaataatccttaatctgttgtttcagcgccgctatggttgccatggttacccgaactgcagcatacagagccatttccaagtcacgtaaacccgaccaataaaatattaaaatcaaacttcccctggagagaattgtcacaggaatgcctgttaaatatccagaactaagttcactcggttgtaaatgccagcttccggtgcacgaatatgaataaacggttgtttttggttcgttttttgcttcctgttgactagggatttcatttttcttatatgaaatagaaaacgaaaataaaagcgtattttgaatctttgttaaatcatattaacacagaaaaagaaaaaatgcagtgtattcaatatttgttttttgttttaaaaggaaaatcaaataaaccaatcgttttttgttttttgattcccactcatgacggaaaaatccaatgaccaaaagatacacggaccctcatgatacttcatttgttctttttgcatattctattatgttaaaaggtgggcaagatggtccgtgtatcttttggtcattggatttttccgtcatgagtgggaatcaaaaaacaaaaaacgattggtttatttgattttccttttaaaacaaaaaacaaatattgaatacactgcatttttttctttttctgtgttaatatgatttaacaaagattcaaaatacgcttttattttcgttttctatttcatataagaaaaatgaaatccctagtcaacaggaaggaaaaaacgaaccaaaaacaaccttttattcatattcgtgcaccggaagctggcatttacaaccgagtgaacttagttctggatatttaacaggcat encodes the following:
- the LOC133423880 gene encoding YEATS domain-containing protein 4 — protein: MFKKMTEFGPDSGGRVKGVTVVKPIVFGNVARYFGKKREEDGHTHQWSVYVKPYRNEDMSAYVKKIQFKLHESYGNPLRVVTKPPYEITETGWGEFEIIVKIFFIDPNERAVTLYHLLKLFQSDSSAMPKKTVVSEFYDEMIFQDPTAMMQQLLTTSRQLTLGAYKHETEFGELEQRTKEKLEAAKKRTSHEITELKDKLKASRENINHLKAEIRKLEEDGDHKEH